In Chromatiales bacterium, the sequence TTCGGGCGCGTAGCGTGGCATGGTGAACAGGGCCTTGGCGGCGAGGGCTGGCATCGTGCCGCAGCGGGGCAGGGAACGCAAAGCCCGCCGGTGCTAGTCTTGCGGATCATGGACGACCAGCTGACCGAGCCTGATCAGGCGCGTCGCGACGCCGCCGCGGCCGCGGTGCTGGTGTTTGCCTACGGCTCGAATCTTTCCAGCGCCCGTCTGCGCCGGCGTGCACCGTCCGCGCAAGCGCTCACCACGGCGCGCCTGGACGGCTACCGGCTGGCGTTCCACAAGCCGGGTCTGGACGGCTCGGCGAAGTGCGACGCGCTGTATACCGGCGCCCATTCCGACACCGTGCACGGCGTGGTCTACCGGATCGACCCCGCGGACAAGCCCGCACTCGACACCGCTGAGTCGCTCGGCGTGGGATATGCCGAACACTGCGTGGAGGTGATTTCCCCGCAGGGCGAGTGGATCCGGGCGGGCATCTATCTCGCACTTCAGATCCAGCCCGGGCTGCGCCCGTTCGACTGGTACCGCGAGCACCTGCTGCGCGGCGCGCGCGAACACGGCCTTTCCCCGGCAGTGGTCCGCGGGCTTTCGGCGGTGCCCTGCGTGGTGGACCCCGACACTGAGCGACGCTCCCGGGAACTGGCGATCTATCGCGGCCCGTAGCAGGCGCCGCTCTCCACGCTTCCTGTCGTCCGCCCGATGCTGCGGCAAGCAGCGGCAACCGGCCGACCGCAACGAAATTGGCAATGCCCGCGCCCGGGCGTAAGCTTGTCCGGCCAATGCGGCGGCGCTATTGCGCGAGCCTCCGGCAGACCGCCACCGGACCATCACAGGAGCTTCGTCCCCATGGTTTCGATCCACAAACGCCTCGTCGACGCGTCGATTGCGCTGATCGGCTTCGGATTCTCCGCAGCAGCGACCGCCGGAGCACCGGTCATGGTCTACGGGCCGGCGGTGCCGACGGCGGTGCCCCTCATGGGCGGTGCCGGGCTGGTCCTGCTGGCCGGACTGCTCGCGGTGCTTGGCATGCGCCTGCATCGGCGCGGTGGCGGAGGC encodes:
- a CDS encoding gamma-glutamylcyclotransferase — translated: MLVFAYGSNLSSARLRRRAPSAQALTTARLDGYRLAFHKPGLDGSAKCDALYTGAHSDTVHGVVYRIDPADKPALDTAESLGVGYAEHCVEVISPQGEWIRAGIYLALQIQPGLRPFDWYREHLLRGAREHGLSPAVVRGLSAVPCVVDPDTERRSRELAIYRGP